A region from the Ctenopharyngodon idella isolate HZGC_01 chromosome 13, HZGC01, whole genome shotgun sequence genome encodes:
- the tmem14a gene encoding transmembrane protein 14A produces the protein MAVDWWGFAYAAALALGGFMGYKRKGSVVSLIAGLFFGSVSAYGAFRISNDPQDYWTSLMSAGVLAVVMGMRFRKSGKLMPAGIMAGLSLLMVFRILIF, from the exons ATGGCAGTGGACTGGTGGGGCTTTGCCTATGCTGCAGCTCTTGCTCTGGGAGGATTTATGGGATATAAAAGAAAAG GAAGTGTGGTGTCATTGATTGCTGGACTCTTCTTTGGAAGTGTGTCTGCTTATGGAGCGTTTCGAATATCAAATGATCCACAGGATTACTGGACCTCTCTGA TGTCTGCTGGCGTACTGGCAGTTGTGATGGGAATGAGATTCAGGAAATCTGGAAAGTTAATGCCCGCGGGCATCATGGCAGGACTGAG CCTCCTGATGGTTTTCCGGATTCTGATCTTCTAA